Within Serratia odorifera, the genomic segment TTCGGGTTGACCTGTTTCAGGTCGAAAATCAGCTGGGCCAGATCCTCAATCGAATAGATATCGTGGTGCGGCGGCGGGGAAATCAGCGTTACACCCGGTACCGAATAGCGCAGCTTGGCGATGTACGGTGTGACCTTGTCGCCCGGCAACTGACCGCCTTCACCCGGTTTCGCTCCCTGAGCGACCTTAATCTGGATCACGTCGGCGTTAACCAGATAGGCCGGAGTCACGCCGAAGCGGCCGGACGCAACCTGTTTGATGCGCGACACTTTGTTGGTGCGGTAACGCGCCGGGTCTTCGCCGCCTTCGCCGGAGTTGGAGAAGCCGCCGAGGCTATTCATGGCGATGGCCAATGACTCGTGAGCTTCCGGGCTGAGGGCGCCGATCGACATTGCCGCGGTATCAAAACGGCCGAACAGCGATTCTGCCGGTTCAACCTGATCTACCGGGATTGGCGCGCCTTTTGGCGTAATGGCCAGCAGATCGCGCAGCATGGCCACCGGACGCTGGTTAACCAGCTTGGCGTAAGCCTGGTAATCGGCGTATTCACCGCTGTGCACTGCTTTTTGCAGCGTGTTGACCACGTCCGGGTTATAGGCATGATATTCGCCGCCGTGGACGAACTTCAGCAGGCCGCCCTGATCCAGCGGCTTGCGCTTGAGCCAGGCGCGCTTGGACAGGTTTTGCAGATCCTGCTGGAAGTCGCTGAAGCTGGCTCCGCTGATGCGGCTGACCACGCCCTGGAAACACAGGTCGGACAGATCGCGATGCAGGCCAACGGCTTCAAACAGTTTGGAGCAGCGGTAAGAGGCTACGGTCGAAATGCCCATTTTGGACATGATCTTGTACAGCCCCTTGTTGATGCCGTTGCGGTAGTTGAGCATCACGTCGCGGTATTTTTTGTCGATCGCCTGGCTGTCCACCAGTTTGGCCAGTGTTTCATAAGCCAGGTACGGGTAGATGGCGGTAGCGCCAAAGCCCAACAGCACGGCAAAGTGGTGTGGATCGCGGGCGCTGGCGGTTTCAACGATGATATTGGCATCGCAGCGCAGGCTTTTTTCAACCAGACGGGTCTGCACCGCGCCCACGGCCATCGGTGCCGGTACTGGCAAACGGTTCGGTGCAATGGCGCGATCGGACAACACCAGCAGCACTGCGCCGTCGCGTACCTTGCGTTCCGCTTCATCGCACAGGGCGCGGATCTTCTGCTCCAGATCCTGCTCTGCCGGATCGAAGGTCAGATCCAGCGTGTCGGCGCGATAGTATTCGCCTTCCAGCGTAGTGAGCTGTTTGAAGTCCGAATACAGCAGAATTGGCGATTTAAAGCTCAGACGGTGTGCCTGGCCTTCGGCCTCGCAAAACACGTTCATTTCACGGCCGATACTGGTCGCCAGTGACATCACATGCGCTTCGCGTAGTGGATCGATCGGCGGGTTGGTGACCTGGGCGAACTGCTGGCGGAAGTAATCATAAATGATACGCGGACGGCTGGAGAGCACGGCGAAGGGGGTATCGTCGCCCATTGAACCGGTAGCTTCCTGGCCAATCTCGCCCAACACGCGGATCACCTGATCGAGCTCTTCGCTGCTGTAGCCGAACTGCTTCTGGTAGGTTTCCAGCGTAGCGTCGTCCAGCTCGCGGCTGCCGACCTGGTCTTCCGGCAGGTCTTCGAACGGCACCAGCCGCTTGACGTTTTTCTCCATCCACTCTTTGTAAGGATGGCGGCTCTTCAGATCGTTGTCGGTTTCGGCAGAGTGCAGAATACGGCCGCTGCGGGTGTCGATCACCATCAGTTCGCCGGGGCCAACGCGGCCTTTTTCGACCACTTCGTCCGGTTGATAATCCCAGATGCCGACTTCCGACGCGCAGGTGATCAGCTTGTCTTTGGTGATGACATAGCGCGCCGGGCGCAGACCGTTACGGTCAAGGTTACAGGCGGCGTAGCGGCCATCGGACATGACGATGCCCGCCGGGCCGTCCCACGGTTCCATGTGCATCGAGTTGAAGTCGAAGAAGGCGCGCAGATCGCCGTCCATGTCAGGGTTGTTCTGCCAGGCTGGCGGCACCAGCAGACGCATGGCGCGGATCAGATCCATCCCGCCTGCCAGCAGCAGTTCCAGCATGTTGTCCAGCGAGCTGGAGTCGGAACCGGTTTCGTTGACGAAAGGCGCCGCAGATTGCAAATCCGGGATCAGCGGCGTCTGGAATTTATAGGTACGGGCGCGCGCCCACTGACGGTTACCGGTGATGGTGTTGATCTCGCCGTTGTGCGCCAGATAGCGAAACGGTTGCGCCAGCGGCCAGCGTGGCACGGTATTGGTGGAAAAGCGCTGGTGGAACAGGCAAATGGCCGATTCCAGGCGCAAATCTGCCAGATCCAGATAAAAGCGCGGCAGATCCGCCGGCATGCACAGGCCTTTGTAGATCGTCACCAGGTTGGAGAAGCTGCAGACGTAGAAGCTGTCGTCCTGCACCTCTTGCACGCGTTTTTCAATGCGGCGGCGTGCCACAAACAGGCGGCGCTCCATGTCGCGCGGACGCCAGCCGGCCGGGGCATTAACAAAAATCTGTTCAATACGCGGCAGGGAAGAGAGCGCAATTTCACCCAGTACGTCCGGGTTGGTCGGTACTTCACGCCAGCCGACGATCGACAGCGTTTCGTTTTGCAGTTCTTCTTCCACAATGCGGCGGCTGGCACGAGCCTGTTCCTCGTCCTGACTGAGGAACATCATGCCGACGGCGTAATTCTTGGCTAAGCGCCAGCCGCGCTCTTCGGCAACCATGCGGAAAAAGCGATCGGGCTTTTGCAATAACAGGCCGCAACCGTCGCCAGTCTTGCCGTCAGCAAGAATTGCGCCACGGTGCTGCATACGGGCCAGTGCGTGAATAGCGGTACGCACTACCTTATGGCTAGGTTCGCCTTCTATGTGGGCGATCAGGCCGAAACCACAGTTGTCCCTCTCTAGGGATTTGTCGTACAACATATCAGTGAACCTCCCCAGGCTCTGCGTGACTCTCACAACCGGTGCACGAGCGGCTTAACGCGCTTGGGCAGACGCTCAATCGGCGAATACCCGTGATATATCCATGAGGTATTCATAACGCCAATCTGCTTTTCCGCCCTCCGTTAAGGGCCTCTCGTGACGGTTATCACAAGTGGTGAAGACTTGTTTTAAGAGGGAGTCTTAAATTACTGCATAAATATGACGAGTCGTTTGCCCGTCCAGAAAGCTTCCAGCGGACTTCCAACTTATCGAGAAAGAATACGCAGGTCAAATATAGGCTTATGGACCTTTTAAATGGCGGTAAAAGTAATTAATTCTTTGATTTATAATGTTTTTTAATGTTATTTGACCTGGATCAGCATGGCGCTGACCGCCGAAGAAATGTGAGCTGTCTCACTATAGTGCAACCGCTGGATCTCTGCACCATGCTAGTGCGGGCTGGAATGGCAGAATATTATTCCAGTAAATCTGACTATTTTGTTGTTTGTAACTATTTTTCATTAGTCTGTCATACTGGGCAAAACCACTGCTATGAAATTAGAATAATTCATCGCAGGTGTGGTGATTTTATTTGCATTTATAATGAATAGTTATGCCTGGTGAGGCCTTTGAAGAAAAGCGTTGATCTCTGTCATCGCAGGAAAAGCCGTTTCTAATTAGCATCGCGGCTTTGAACACAGAGAAACACCAAGATTATGCAGTTGCCACAATTAGTCAATATGTTTGGTGCCGATCTTCAACGCCGTCATGGCGAAAAGGTCCATAAACTCACGCTGCACGGTGGTTTCAACTGCCCAAACCGCGATGGCACCGTAGGGCGCGGCGGCTGCACCTTTTGCAATGTGGCGTCGTTCGCCGATGAGCAAATGCGCCGGCAAACCATCGCCGAACAGCTGGCGGCGCAGGCTGGCAAGGTCAATCGCGCCAAACGCTATCTGGCCTATTTTCAGGCCTATACCAGTACCTATGCCGAGGTGGCGCTGCTGGAAAGCCTGTATCGGCAGGCGCTTGAGCAGGCGAACATGGTGGGCATCTGCGTCGGTACCCGACCGGACTGCGTACCGGAGGCAGCGCTCGATCTGTTGGCCGGCTACCGTGCCCAGGGGTATGAAGTATGGCTCGAACTGGGGTTGCAGACCGCACACGATAAAACGCTGAAACGCATCAATCGCGGGCATGATTTCTGCTGTTACCAACAGACCGCGCGGCGAGCGCGCGAACGTGGCCTGAAGGTCTGCTGCCATCTGATTGTCGGCCTGCCGGGCGAAACGCCGGCCGATCATCTGGCGACGCTTGTGGCGGTAGTAGCCGCAGGCGTAGACGGCATCAAACTGCATCCGCTGCAGGTGGTGGCCGGCAGTATCCTGGCGCGCGCCTGGCAGGCCGGGCGTCAGCCGGTACTGACGCTGGAGGACTATGCCGCCAGCGCCGGTGAAATGATCCGCCATACGCCGCGCGACGTGGTGTTTCATCGTCTGTCTGCCTATGCGCGCCGGCCGACGTTGTTGGCACCATTATGGTGCGAAAACCGCTGGAGCGGCATGCAGGCGGTCGGTAGCTATCTGTTACGTCACGGCGGACAAGGTGCCGCGCTGGCGGCGGCGTTGCGCTACGCCCCTGTCTGAGCTGATTTGCCGGCTTTTTCACACTTCCATTGTGCTAATCGCAGCGATGCGGCTATTTGCGGTATGATTTACCCCCTATGTCTGTCGGGAGCGGTTTATGAAGCAAATCCGGGTATTGGCCCAGTACTACGTTGATCTGATGGTGAAGCTGGGGCTGGTGCGCTTCTCACTGTTGCTGGCGTCGGCGTTGGTGGTGCTGGCGATGATCGTCCAGATGGCGGTGACCATGCTGCTGCGTGGCGAAGTTGAAAGCATCGACGTCGTGCGCTCAATCTTCTTCGGGCTGTTGATCACCCCCTGGGCGGTCTATTTTCTGTCGGTGGTGGTGGAGCAACTGGAGGAGTCACGCCAGCGACTGGCGCGGCTGGTGGACAAGCTGGAAGAAATGCGTCACCGCGATTTGCAATTGAATCAGCAACTGAAGGACAACATTACCCAGCTCAATCAGGAAATTGCCGATCGCATCAAGGCAGAAGAAGCGCGTTTGCAGGTGATGGACAAGCTGAAAGAAGAGATGGAACAGCGCGAGCTGGCGCAGATTGAGCTGGGGCAACAGTCGGCGCTGCTGCGCTCCTTCCTCGACGCTTCGCCGGATCTGGTTTACTACCGTAATGAAGACAAAGAGTTTTCCGGCTGCAACCGTGCCATGGAACTGCTGACCGGCAAAAGCGAGAAACAGCTGATCGGCCTGACGCCATACGATGTGTATGAGCAGGATATCGCCGACAAAGTGATCGAAACCGACGAAAAGGTGTTCCGCCATAACGTCTCGCTGACCTATGAACAGTGGCTGGTGTACCCGGATGGTCGCAAAGCCTGTTTCGAGCTGCGTAAAGTGCCGTTTTACGATCGGGTGGGCAAACGCCACGGGCTGATGGGCTTCGGACGCGATATAACCGAGCGTAAGCGCTATCAGGACGCGTTGGAGAACGCCAGCAGGGACAAGACTACCTTTATCTCAACGATCAGCCACGAGCTTCGTACGCCGCTTAATGGCATTGTCGGCCTGAGTCGCATACTGCTCGATACCGAGCTCGACGATGAACAGCTCAAATACCTGAAAACCATTCACGTCAGCGCCATCACCCTCGGCAATATCTTTAACGATATTATCGAGATGGACAAGCTGGAGCGCCGCAAGGTACAGCTCGATAATCAACCGGTTGATTTTACTGGTTTCCTTGCCGATCTGGAAAACCTGTCCGGTCTGCTGGCTCAGCCGAAGGGCCTGCAGTTCGTGCTGGATCCTCAGCAACCGCTGCCGCAGCAGGTGATTACCGACGGCACGCGCCTGCGCCAAATCCTGTGGAACCTGATCGGTAACGCGGTGAAGTTCACTCAACAGGGGCAAATCGTGGTGCGTGTGCGCCGGGATGGGCAGGAAAAGCTGGTATTTGAGGTTGAAGACTCCGGCATGGGCATTCCACAGGATGAGCAGGACAAAATCTTCGCCATGTACTATCAGGTCAAAGATCAGCGCGGTGGGCGTCCGGCAACCGGCACCGGTATCGGCCTGGCGGTTTCCAAGCGACTGGCACAGAGCATGGGCGGCGATATCACGGTTAACAGCCGTCCGGGGCACGGTTCTTGCTTTACCCTGACGATTAAGGCACCAGCGGTGCAACAGGAAGTCGCCGCCGCGCACACCGAGGAGCCGCTGCCGTTGCCGGCGCTGCACATCCTGCTGGTTGAGGACATCGAATTGAACGTGATTGTGGCGCGCTCGGTGCTGGAAAAACTGGGCAACAGCGTCGAGGTGGCGATGAACGGCGCGCAGGCGCTGGCGATGTTCGATCCCGACGAGTTCGATCTGGTGTTGCTGGATATCCAGTTGCCGGACATGACCGGGCTGGATATCGCGCGTGAGTTGCATCAGCGCTATGCCGGCCAGGCGCTGCCGCCGCTGATTGCGCTGACGGCCAACGTGCTGAAAGACAAGAAAGAGTACCTGGATGCGGGTATGGACGATGTGCTGAGCAAACCGCTCTCGGTGCCGGCTCTGACCACGATGATCACCCGTTACTGGGGCCATCAACCTTCTCATGCGACAAAAAAACTGGAGCACAAAGCGATGCAGATTAATGAATCGTTACTGGATACCGCCATGCTGGAACAGTACATGGATCTGGTTGGGCCACAGCTGATTCACCAAAGCCTGGAGATGTTCGAACAAATGATGCCAGGTTATCTGGCGGTACTGGATTCCAACATGACCGCTCGCGATCAGAAAGGCATCGCCGAGGAAGGGCACAAGATCAAGGGCGCCGCCGGGTCGGTTGGTTTGCGTCACCTGCAGCAATTGGCGCAGCAAATCCAGACGCCAACGTTACCGGCATGGTGGGACAACGTACAGGACTGGGTCGACGAACTGAAACAGGAATGGCCTAACGACGTGGCGGTACTGCGTGCGTGGGTTGAGAACGCTGAAAAAAAATGACCCCGACCTAGGCCGGGGTGCGCGAATATTGCGCCAACACCAGGGAAATCGTGACCTGCGTATTGGTTTTCAGTGTTCTGGTCGAGCAGGTTGTAATGAATTCCTAAACATCATACAGCCAACAACATAGCAAATGTAAGCTTTCATGTTAGAAGATTCATTAAAATGTGTGATGTAGATTAGTGTTTGTCAACTCAGAACGCAAACCCGTTGACAGTATTGATGAGGAGAAGGGCGATGAAACAGGTCGGGGTGGTACTGAGCGGTTGTGGGGTTTACGACGGTACGGAAATCCACGAAGCGGTGCTGACGCTGCTGGCATTGGACCGTGCGGGAGTGCAGGCGGTGTGCTTTGCACCGGATAAGCCACAACTGCATGTAATTAATCATTTATCTGGCGATGAAGTCAGCGAGCAGCGCAACGTGTTGGTTGAGTCCGCCCGTATCGCGCGCGGAAAGATACAGCCGCTTTCCGCGGCGGACGCCGCGCAGCTGGATGCGTTGATCGTGCCAGGTGGGTTCGGCGCAGCCAAGAACCTCAGCAGCTTTGCGGCACAAGGGCAGGAGTGCGACGTTGACATGGATTTGGCAAATCTTACACGTCAAATGCATAAGGCAAATAAACCAATTGGTTTTATGTGTATTTCACCGGCGCTGTTGCCAAAAATACTGGATCACCAGGTGCGTCTGACCATTGGTAACGATCCCGATCTGGGCGAGGTTATTGATGCCATGGGCGGTGAGCCGGTGATTTGTCCGGTTGATGACATTGTGGTCGACATTGAAAACAAAGTGGTGACCACCCCGGCATACATGTTGGCGCAATCGATCGCCGAAGCGGCAAGCGGTATTGATAAGCTGGTTTCACGAGTGCTGGAACTGAGCGAATGAGGAAATCGGGGCGTAAATCGCTTTTTCTCCTGCCGTGGCTTTGGTTCAAGCGTGGCGTCCTCGCGGTTATCGGCCTGTGGCTGGCGGGGATAGTGCTATTTGCCTTTCTGCCGGTGCCGTTTTCCGCGGTGATGATCGAACGGCAGATCGGTGCCTGGTTGCAGGGGGATTTCGGTTATGTCGCGCATTCCGATTGGGTATCGATGGATGAAATCTCGCCCACGATGGCGCTGGCGGTGATGGCGGCGGAGGATCAGAAGTTTCCCGAACATTGGGGCTTCGATGTGGCCGCCATCGAAAAAGCGCTCGATCACAACGAGCGACGTCCGACGCGCATTCGCGGCGCCTCGACGCTGTCTCAGCAGACGGCCAAAAACCTGTTCCTGTGGGACGGCCGCAGCTGGTTGCGCAAGGGGCTGGAGGCCGGCCTGACCGGTGGTATCGAACTGGTCTGGACCAAGCGGCGCATTCTGACGGTATATCTCAACATTGTTGAACTGGGGGATGGCGTTTTTGGCGTGGAAGAGGCGTCGCAGCGTTATTTCAACAAGCCGGCCAAGCGTCTCAGCGCGTCGGAAGCCGCGTTACTGGCGGCGGTGTTGCCAAACCCGCATCGCTTTAAAGCCGATGCGCCTTCCGGTTACGTGATACAGCGTCAGCAGTGGATTTTGCGTCAGATGCGCCAACTGGGCGGCGAAGGATTTTTAAAAGCCAACGGCTTGGACTGAGCAGGGTATTGGGGCGAAGCAACGGCGCTTCGCCCCGGTCAGATTACTTCAGATAGGTGAACGCGGTAGTGACGTGTTTCACGCCGCTGACCTGGCTGGCGATTTGTGCCGCCGACTTGCCTTCCTGTTCGGTGACCAGACCGAGCAGGAATACTTCGCCATTTTCAGTGGTCACTTTCACGTTCGACGATTTCACCGTATCGCTGGTGAGGATCTGCGAACGCACCTTGGTGGTGATCCAGGTATCCATCGACGCGGTGCTGAGGCTGACCGGCGTACCCTGACGGATTTCGCTGTACACTTCTACTGCCCCTTCAACGCCGAGGGCGATCTGTTTGGCGCGGCTGGCCAGATCGGTAGTGGGTGCCTGCCCGGTCAACAGCACTTTACCCTGATAGGCGGTAGCCACGACGCGCGCGTCTTTTTTCAGTTGTTGATCTTTACTCAAGGCGTTTTCAACCCGGGCTTCCAAAGTGCCGTCGTCGACCTGAGTGCCAATAGTCCGTGGATCGGTAGCGGTCTTGGTGGCGACAGCCGCGCTGCCGACCACCACTGCCGGCACGCAACCCTGTAGCAACAGCGCGCCGAGCAATACGGCATAGATGGATCGAAGTTTCATTCTAACTCCTAGCGCCTATCTCATTAGGCTATTAATCGTCCTGGTGGGGAAACAGCGTATTATCAATCAGGTCGCACAGGCAATTTACTGTCAGCATATGCATTTCCTGAATACGTGAACTGCGGTGTGATGGGATACGGATTTCTACATCCTGCTGACCGAGCAAACCGGCCAGTTCCCCGCCGTCGTAACCCGTAAGCGCCACGATGGTCATATCTCGCGTTACCGCGGCTTCGACCGCTTTCACAATATCACGGCTATTGCCGCGGGTGGAGATGGCCAGCAGTACATCGCCAGCATGGCCAAGCGCACGCACCTGCTTGGCGTACACTTCATCATGCAGTCGGTCGTTGCTGATGGCCGTCAGTACGACATTATCAGCATTGAGCGCAATCGCCGGCAGGCTTGGGCGCTCGGTTTCAAAGCGGTTTATCATGCTGGCGGCGAAGTGCTGTGCATTGGCCGCCGAGGTGCCATTGCCGCAGCACAGAATTTTATTGCCGTTCAACAGCGATTGGACCAGCGTCATGGCAGCGCGGGATATGGCATCCGGCAAGGCTTCCGCTGCCGCAATCTGAGTTTGGATACTTTCGGTAAAACAAGCTTTGATTCTATCCAGCACGTTGTATTAATCCACTAAGTCAAAGGGCGGCTTACACCGCCAACGTTAATCCGCATTGAAGGCGTTGGCTATCCATTCTACCTGGCTACCGGTAAAGGCCAAAACGTCAAAACGGCACGGCGAAGTATCGAAACTGGCGCCGCGTGCGGCCAGCCAGACGGCGGCGGCGTGCAGCAAACGCTGCTGTTTGCGGTAAGTGACGCTGGCAGCGGCACCGCCAAAGTCGGCGTTACGCCGGTAGCGCACTTCAACGAACACCCAGGTTTGCCCATCGCGCATGATCAGATCAAGCTCGCCGCCGCGCACCGTCACATTGGCGGCGACAAAAACCAGCCCGGCGCGTTCCAGATGGCGGCGGGCCTGTAACTCATAGCCCGCCCCGCTGGCGCGCCGACTCAGGAGGCCGGAACGACCTGTCCCTGACGGTATTGCAGCCAAGGCAGTTTCCTGTTGATCACACAGTTGGCAGATGAGGTCAGCATGCCGGTGGTACCGGACACCTGGAAGCCGGGCAGTTGACGCATTTCAGAGAAATGATTGGCCAATTGCCAGGCGTCCATCCCCATGGCATACAACCGCACCAGGGAATAGTCGTTATGGAATCTGGCGCTGGCCTGTTGCATCAACTGCGGGTTGGCCCCGGCCAACAGCGGAATATCGCTGAACTGCAGGCCTTCCATTTCCAGACGGAAATCCGGGCCGGCGCCGGCTTGATAGCTGCGTGAGCTGGCGTACATCGCCGGTTTGCTGCGCGAGCTGGTGGTCATGTCGATCATCGGTTTGATCAGCGTCAGCTGCGACTGGGTAGCGACAATATAAACCGCATCAACGCTGCCGCCGGTGGCGGCCGGAATGTCGCTCGGCGGTGCGGGAATGGTCAGTCCGGCGATGGTGACCGACTGGGGCGCCGGCGCGCTGGCGGCTACCGGTGTGCCGGTCATGCGAATGCCGCCGGAATTGACCATCTGACGCAGCTCACCGGTGGAGCCGAGCCCCTGTTGCAGCACGGTTTGACCGCCCAGTTTCTGCCATTCGGCGGCAAAGGCCTTGGCGACGCGATCGCCGAAGGCACCGCGTGGCACCAGCAGCAGCGGCTGGCGTTTTTGCTGTTGCCAGATGTGATTGGCGGCATCGCGCGCTTCATCTTCCGGTGACAGGGCAAAATAACAGATGTTTGGATTGTCTTTTGGCGTTTCCGGCTGATTGAGCGCCAGCACGTTCAACGTGGTTGATGTAGCGGACAGCTGGTCGACGTTGTTTTTCAACAGCGGGCCGACTACCAGCGTGGCGCCGTCCTGCTGCGCCTGGGCCAGCAGTGCGCTCAGCGGCTGGCTAGAGGTGTCATACACCTTCACCTGGGCATTGGCGGCCTGTGGCGGCGTGATAGGCGCTGGCGCTGCTTCGGCAGGCTGTGCCGGTGTCACTGGCGCTGGCTGCTCGGTCGGTGCCGAGGTGCTTACTGCACCATTGGCGTTAGGATCGCTCGACACCGCCTGCGGTGCCGTGACCGGCTGCTCCGGGTTATTGACCGGTGGCTGTGGTTGCACCGGCGCATTGACTGCCGTGCCGTTCTTCGCCGCGTCGAAGCCTTGCGCAATAGCGT encodes:
- a CDS encoding penicillin-binding protein activator, with product MLSSTFVRTKAGRFMPVVVAALLLAGCPSQAPQTPPANIQDEASASSDYYLQQWQQSSDDNKADWQLLAIRALLREGKLPQANQQLGTLPQNLSSVQQLERQLLTAELQIAGKNVSAARSTLSRIDNASLSPNQRVRFYQAQIAANQGKPSLPLIRAYIAQEPLLNDKAHQDNLDKTWQALLGLTPQDMNSLVINADENVLQGWLDLLRVYHENRQDPDMLKAGIKDWQNRYPQNPAAKSLPTQLNQVLNFTQASTAKIALLLPLNGQAKVFADAIAQGFDAAKNGTAVNAPVQPQPPVNNPEQPVTAPQAVSSDPNANGAVSTSAPTEQPAPVTPAQPAEAAPAPITPPQAANAQVKVYDTSSQPLSALLAQAQQDGATLVVGPLLKNNVDQLSATSTTLNVLALNQPETPKDNPNICYFALSPEDEARDAANHIWQQQKRQPLLLVPRGAFGDRVAKAFAAEWQKLGGQTVLQQGLGSTGELRQMVNSGGIRMTGTPVAASAPAPQSVTIAGLTIPAPPSDIPAATGGSVDAVYIVATQSQLTLIKPMIDMTTSSRSKPAMYASSRSYQAGAGPDFRLEMEGLQFSDIPLLAGANPQLMQQASARFHNDYSLVRLYAMGMDAWQLANHFSEMRQLPGFQVSGTTGMLTSSANCVINRKLPWLQYRQGQVVPAS